The sequence aggaaaaaggatgATGAAGCTCCGAGCAGTCACAGCTAAACCCATTCCAGCGATGACTTCATTAGTGAGCACAGTGGCATAGCGCAAGGGATCACAAATGGCCACATAGTGGTCAAAGCTCATGGCCAGCAGAATGCCTGACTCCATCAtggagaaagaatgaatgaggaaCATCTGGATTAGGCAGGCATGAAAATCAATGGTGCGGGCACTGAGGCAGAAGGTTCTGAGCACAGTAGGCAGTGTGGCCACGGACATGGCCATGTCACTGAGAGACAGCATGGACAGGAAGTAGCACATGGGCTGATGCAGGCTGGGCTCCGCTCTCACAGCCTGCAGGATCACCGAGTTGCCCCTGAGAGCCACAGCGTACATCACACAGAGGGGTCCCGCTAGCCAGAGTTGAGCGCTCTCCAGGCCAGGGATCCCAGTCAGAAGGAAGAAGGCAGGGCGAGTGGCATTGAATGACCCCATGGCAGGAGGAAGCCAGAGAGCTTTCCAGGGTCAGACCTTCTGATTTAGCGATTTCTGAGAGCTGCACTTACTGGAAGAGGAGGAATCAGGGAGTAAAAGACAGAGCCTATGTTCTACACAGTTTAAACTGATGCATTCATGAAGTCACTTGTTTTGGAAAAATACAGGCAAacttcttttcttc comes from Cervus elaphus chromosome 1, mCerEla1.1, whole genome shotgun sequence and encodes:
- the LOC122698472 gene encoding olfactory receptor 51I2-like, which codes for MGSFNATRPAFFLLTGIPGLESAQLWLAGPLCVMYAVALRGNSVILQAVRAEPSLHQPMCYFLSMLSLSDMAMSVATLPTVLRTFCLSARTIDFHACLIQMFLIHSFSMMESGILLAMSFDHYVAICDPLRYATVLTNEVIAGMGLAVTARSFIILFPLFFLIQRLPICRSNVLSHSYCLHPDMMKLACADITINIVYGLFVLISTFGMDLLFIFLSYVLILRSVMAIASHEERLKALNTCVSHILAVLAFYVPMIGVSMVHRFGKNVPGFIHVLLSNIYLFVPPVLNPLIYSAKTKEIRRAIVHMFHRIKT